From the Brassica napus cultivar Da-Ae chromosome A8, Da-Ae, whole genome shotgun sequence genome, one window contains:
- the LOC106362408 gene encoding pentatricopeptide repeat-containing protein At1g10270-like yields MPLCYLLRRLSSAATTIRIPTPISHIHQRFYNISTSPENEPPDTNHSPPIPHPTIPHRTTSFSSAEEAAAERRRRKRRLRIEPPLHALRRDPSSPPPKRDPRLPDSTSSLVGPRLNLHNRVQSLIRASDLDAASKLARFSKTRPTVFTCNAIIAAMYRAERYGESISLFDYFFKKSNLVPNVVSYNQIINAHCDEGHVEEALEVYRYILTNSPFAPSSVTYRHLTKGLVSSGRLGDAASLLREMLSKGQAADSIVYNNLIKGYLELGDLIKANEFFDELKSKCTVYDGIVNATFMEYWFEKGDDEEAMECYRDLLEKRFRMYPHTGNVLLGVFLKYGKKSEAWGLFDEMLDNHTPPNISSVNSETVSIMVNECFEMGEFEEAVEAFKRVGRKENSRRFVMDNVGYCNIVTRFCEYGMLAEAERLFAECVGKSLPPDAASHRVMIDAYLKAGRVEDALKMLDRMVDVNLRVVADFGTRVFGELIENGKVKECAEVLTKMGEKEPKPDPSVYEVVVRGLCDGGALEEAKDVVGQMVGYGVGFAHVLREFIIETFEKAGRREEITLNTVNRPVRNSVQSGKTPPSVSSVLGANGTAGQTAGGTYKANNGQNPSRSNTSVNQQQQPWSSQTAGKQPPSWSSQPPGYQQQQYWSQKPGWSSPSGHQQSWPNQATGQQQPWANHNTAHQQSWGNQTDGQQKPWDNQSTNHHQQPLASQNTGHQQQRANQTTGQQKPWTNRTAGQQSAWTGKQKQWSNQTANHQQPQWPSPTSGHVANQAPWSNSENSHLPQQQEPGSSHEWQDGEEKKVAEWSK; encoded by the coding sequence ATGCCTCTCTGTTACCTCCTCCGCCGTCTCTCTTCCGCCGCCACCACCATCCGAATCCCTACTCCGATCTCACACATCCACCAACGCTTCTACAACATCTCAACTTCCCCCGAAAATGAACCTCCAGACACTAATCACTCCCCTCCAATTCCCCACCCAACGATCCCGCACCGAACCACATCCTTCTCATCAGCCGAAGAAGCCGCAGCCGAGCGCCGCCGCCGCAAACGCCGCCTCCGAATCGAACCCCCACTCCACGCTCTCCGTCGCGATCCCTCATCCCCCCCTCCGAAACGCGATCCGCGCCTCCCGGACTCAACCTCCTCCCTCGTCGGCCCGCGCCTCAACCTCCACAACAGAGTCCAATCCCTAATCCGAGCCTCCGACCTCGACGCCGCGTCGAAGCTCGCCCGCTTCTCCAAAACTCGCCCCACCGTCTTCACCTGCAACGCCATCATCGCCGCCATGTACAGAGCCGAGCGCTACGGCGAATCGATCTCTCTCTTCGATTACTTCTTCAAGAAGTCAAACCTCGTCCCCAACGTGGTCAGTTACAATCAGATCATCAACGCTCACTGCGACGAGGGACACGTGGAGGAAGCTCTCGAAGTGTACCGTTACATATTAACTAACTCTCCTTTCGCTCCGTCTTCGGTTACTTATAGGCATTTGACGAAAGGTTTGGTTTCATCCGGAAGGTTAGGAGACGCCGCGAGTTTGTTACGAGAGATGTTGAGTAAAGGCCAAGCTGCTGACTCGATTgtgtataataatttaattaaaggATACTTGGAACTCGGTGATTTAATTAAGGCTAATGAGTTCTTTGACGAGTTGAAAAGTAAGTGTACGGTTTACGATGGGATTGTTAACGCGACGTTTATGGAGTATTGGTTTGAGAAAGGTGATGATGAGGAGGCTATGGAGTGTTACAGGGATTTGTTGGAGAAGAGGTTTAGGATGTATCCGCATACAGGGAATGTACTGTTGGGTGTTTTTTTAAAGTATGGTAAAAAGAGTGAAGCTTGGGGTTTGTTTGATGAGATGTTGGATAATCACACTCCTCCTAATATTTCGTCTGTGAACTCGGAGACTGTTAGTATAATGGTGAATGAGTGTTTCGAGATGGGGGAGTTTGAGGAAGCGGTTGAGGCTTTTAAGAGAGTTGGGAGGAAGGAGAATTCGAGGCGGTTTGTGATGGATAATGTTGGTTATTGTAATATAGTGACGAGGTTTTGTGAGTATGGGATGTTAGCAGAAGCTGAGAGGTTGTTTGCGGAATGTGTAGGGAAGTCCTTGCCTCCTGATGCTGCGAGCCATAGAGTTATGATTGATGCTTATCTCAAGGCGGGGAGAGTTGAGGATGCTTTGAAGATGTTGGATAGGATGGTTGATGTGAATCTAAGGGTGGTTGCTGATTTTGGTACGAGGGTGTTTGGAGAGCTGATTGAGAATGGTAAGGTTAAGGAATGTGCAGAGGTTTTGACTAAGATGGGTGAGAAGGAACCTAAACCGGATCCTTCGGTTTATGAGGTGGTGGTTAGAGGACTTTGTGATGGTGGTGCACTTGAGGAAGCCAAGGATGTAGTTGGTCAGATGGTTGGGTATGGTGTTGGGTTTGCTCATGTGCTGAGGGAGTTTATCATAGAGACGTTTGAGAAAGCAGGACGTCGTGAGGAGATAACCTTGAATACGGTTAACCGTCCGGTTAGAAACTCTGTGCAGTCTGGTAAGACTCCACCTAGTGTATCCTCAGTGTTAGGAGCCAATGGAACTGCAGGTCAAACGGCGGGAGGAACTTACAAGGCTAATAATGGTCAGAATCCATCTAGGTCCAACACCTCTGTTAACCAGCAGCAGCAACCGTGGTCTAGTCAGACGGCAGGGAAGCAACCACCATCATGGTCGAGTCAGCCACCAGGATATCAACAGCAGCAATATTGGTCTCAGAAACCAGGGTGGTCAAGTCCTTCAGGTCATCAGCAATCATGGCCTAATCAGGCAACTGGCCAACAGCAACCGTGGGCTAATCACAACACTGCTCATCAACAATCATGGGGTAATCAGACAGATGGCCAGCAGAAACCGTGGGATAATCAGAGCACTAACCATCATCAACAACCATTGGCTAGTCAGAACACTGGTCATCAACAACAACGGGCTAATCAGACAACTGGCCAGCAGAAACCGTGGACTAATCGGACAGCTGGCCAGCAGTCAGCGTGGACAGGAAAGCAGAAACAGTGGTCTAATCAGACAGCTAACCATCAGCAGCCGCAGTGGCCAAGTCCCACGTCAGGACATGTAGCTAATCAAGCACCATGGTCAAACTCTGAGAATAGTCATCTTCCTCAACAACAGGAGCCAGGATCCTCCCATGAAtggcaagatggagaagaaaaaaaggtAGCTGAATGGAGCAAATAG
- the LOC106362404 gene encoding exocyst complex component EXO84C-like, giving the protein MESSEEEDDLPSIESITPQSKIDSVHQSLTEKGIRKLCCELLDLKDAVENMCGDMRTKYLAFLRISEEAVEMEHELVELRKHISSQGILVQDLMSGLGREMDEWKRSSGDADESEEVEEDPFPNELTDPKSEFLEKIDILLAEHKVDEALEAIDTEERNNPELKGAGDMSPYKSAFIERKALLEEQLLRIAKQPSVSVTELKHTLNGLIRLGKGPSAHQLLLKHYATSLHRRIEAFLPSCSTCPNTFPATLSKLVFSNISLAAKESASMFGDDDNPAYSNKVVQWAEREVEYLVRLVKENAAPSETVYALRAASVCLQDCLNYCKALEPQGLILSKLFLVLFRPYVEEVLELNFRRARKVVFDLNEADEGLESSSEFVAVLSEFAIASDTTMTDCSIRFMQIVQDILEQLTHLAVLHFGESVLARVLQLYDKYIDFLIKALPGHADEDGLPELQDHTILTRAETDSEQLALLGAAFTILDELLPKSLVKVWNLEVENSGGDGGDSSSSPSLISSSAPELKEWKRHMVQAFDKLRNYFCLQFVLSFIYSREGLTRLDALIYLTETPDDLHLPSLPFQALFSKLQQLAIIAGDVLLGKEKLQKILLARLTETVIIWLSNEQEFWSAFEDESTPLQPSGLQQLILDMNFTVEIARFAGYPFKVVQNHASVVINRAINIFSSRGINPQSSLPKAEWFTEAAKSAINRLLMGSDEASEAEEEYECEVEEGEEEDGHIVLPEIDDDEHSDSLETSSLSTMDSFESFASASMADLESPSFTDSES; this is encoded by the exons ATGGAGAGCAGCGAGGAAGAAGACGACTTACCTTCCATCGAGAGCATAACCCCTCAATCAAAGATCGATTCCGTTCACCAGTCTCTCACCGAAAAG GGGATTAGAAAGCTTTGCTGTGAGCTTTTGGATCTAAAAGATGCTGTGGAGAATATGTGCGGTGATATGCGTACCAAGTACCTGGCTTTCTTGAG AATATCTGAAGAAGCAGTGGAGATGGAGCACGAGTTAGTTGAGCTACGGAAGCACATATCTTCCCAGGGGATACTCGTGCAGGATCTGATGTCTGGACTCGGCCGTGAGATGGATGAATGGAAGCGATCCTCTGGTGATGCAGATGAGTCAGAAGAGGTCGAGGAGGATCCGTTCCCTAATGAACTAACCGATCCAAAGTCCGAGTTCCTGGAGAAGATTGACATTCTTTTAGCTGAACATAAAGTGGACGAAGCACTTGAGGCAATAGATACCGAGGAAAGAAACAACCCTGAACTCAAAGGAGCAGGTGACATGTCCCCTTACAAGTCTGCTTTTATAGAAAGAAAAGCTCTTCTCGAGGAACAGCTCCTCAGGATCGCTAAACAGCCTTCAGTCAGCGTCACCGAGTTGAAGCACACGTTAAACGGGCTGATCAGATTAGGAAAAGGCCCATCAGCCCACCAACTCCTCCTCAAGCATTACGCCACAAGCCTCCACAGAAGAATCGAAGCCTTCCTCCCTTCCTGCTCCACCTGCCCCAACACGTTTCCCGCCACTCTCTCCAAGCTAGTCTTCTCCAACATCTCCCTCGCCGCAAAAGAATCAGCATCCATGTTCGGCGACGATGACAACCCCGCCTACTCCAACAAAGTCGTTCAGTGGGCAGAGAGGGAGGTCGAGTACTTGGTCCGTTTGGTTAAAGAGAACGCGGCTCCTTCCGAGACGGTTTACGCGTTGCGTGCGGCGAGTGTGTGTCTGCAAGACTGTCTTAACTACTGCAAAGCGTTGGAGCCGCAGGGGTTGATTTTGTCTAAGCTGTTCTTGGTGCTGTTCCGGCCTTACGTTGAGGAAGTGTTGGAGCTGAATTTTAGACGGGCGAGAAAGGTTGTCTTTGACTTGAACGAAGCTGACGAGGGGTTGGAGTCGTCTTCTGAGTTTGTGGCGGTGTTATCTGAGTTTGCAATCGCTTCGGACACGACGATGACGGATTGTAGCATTCGGTTCATGCAAATTGTGCAA gACATACTTGAGCAGCTAACACATCTAGCTGTGCTACACTTCGGAGAAAGTGTGTTAGCGAGGGTTCTTCAACTGTACGATAAGTACATCGACTTTCTGATCAAAGCCTTGCCTGGCCATGCAGACGAGGACGGTCTTCCAGAGCTTCAAGATCACACCATTCTCACCAGAGCCGAGACGGATTCAGAGCAGCTTGCTCTTCTCGGAGCTGCGTTCACAATACTAGACGAGCTTTTACCGAAATCACTGGTTAAAGTCTGGAACCTCGAGGTTGAAAACAGCGGAGGAGATGGTGGTGACAGTAGTAGCAGTCCTTCTCTGATCAGTAGCTCTGCGCCGGAGTTGAAAGAATGGAAACGACACATGGTTCAAGCGTTTGACAAACTTAGAAACTACTTCTGTCTGCAGTTTGTATTGAGCTTCATTTACTCTAGGGAAGGGCTAACTCGGTTAGATGCGCTCATCTATTTAACAGAGACACCAGATGACTTGCATCTCCCCTCTCTACCGTTTCAG GCATTGTTTTCTAAGCTGCAACAGCTGGCCATCATTGCTGGGGATGTTCTGCTTGGGAAAGAGAAACTGCAAAAGATTCTACTAGCGAGACTAACCGAGACGGTTATAATCTGGCTATCAAACGAGCAGGAGTTTTGGAGTGCGTTTGAGGATGAGTCAACTCCACTTCAGCCATCTGGTTTGCAACAG TTGATACTGGACATGAACTTCACAGTGGAGATAGCCCGGTTCGCTGGTTATCCATTTAAAGTGGTGCAGAACCATGCATCAGTGGTGATCAACAGAGCCATCAACATATTCTCCTCTAGAGGCATCAACCCACAAag CTCACTCCCGAAGGCGGAGTGGTTCACAGAAGCAGCCAAGTCAGCAATCAACAGGCTGCTCATGGGCTCTGATGAAGCTTCAGAAGCCGAAGAAGAATATGAGTGTGAagtagaagaaggagaagaagaagacggtcACATAGTCCTCCCTGAGATAGACGATGATGAACACTCAGACTCACTAGAAACTTCTTCGCTCTCTACAATGGACTCGTTCGAATCGTTTGCTTCTGCGAGCATGGCTGACCTCGAGAGTCCCAGCTTCACTGACTCTGAGTCCTGA
- the LOC106360299 gene encoding UPF0725 protein At1g02770 codes for MKTNQPGEKNPEEVMSNSAPGGSMKRKVGGRKRNPDERTVVDPEYRAPGRSYRRLEKKREARRKAQREETYRREEETIRKAEEVFWRKVDETDGFDIEFEGAPCYFGGMSVYKGGVDCPLVARLYAKVGLHRYNMLEGTNLHLHEIEKYVVVCTIMPVSYNITLIAEDPATSSFVTFQTNVDQRSLGQIDFTCYISRPKGIKSEIYPNQFFDAKDLPEKWPSKEAFADQSRFLYKMQKSDWEEHDWIRLYMEISFFNRHRCLNHNMSDLKILDVVVETEENVPHETVLKSLRNVLVYIRYDQDLGADGVCKHIAIVRRTVEPTTHCVCLLGESQLVPDSE; via the exons ATGAAAACGAATCAGCCTGGTGAGAAGAATCCAGAAGAAGTGATGAGTAATTCTGCGCCTGGAGGGTCGATGAAGAGGAAGGTGGGTGGGCGTAAGCGTAATCCAGATGAACGAACTGTTGTTGATCCCGAGTATCGTGCGCCTGGACGTTCATATCGGCGCTTGGAAAAGAAGCGAGAGGCTCGCCGTAAGGCTCAGAGGGAGGAGACTTAtcgaagagaagaagagactaTTCGTAAGGCTGAGGAGGTTTTTTGGCGTAAAGTGGATGAAACAGAT ggCTTCGATATCGAGTTCGAAGGTGCTCCTTGTTATTTTGGTGGTATGAGTGTTTATAAGGGTGGAGTAGATTGTCCCCTTGTAGCGCGGCTTTATGCAAAGGTTGGACTTCATCGGTACAATATGCTAGAG GGGACGAACTTGCATCTTCACGAAATAGAGAAATACGTTGTAGTTTGTACCATCATGCCTGTCTCGTATAACATTACCTTGATTGCTGAGGATCCAGCTACCTCCTCCTTTGTTACTTTCCAGACTAATGTTGACCAAAGAAGTTTAGGCCAGATTGATTTCACTTGTTATATCTCAAGACCTAAAG GGATCAAGAGTGAGATTTATCCGAACCAGTTCTTCGATGCCAAGGACTTGCCTGAGAAGTGGCCTTCAAAGGAGGCTTTTGCTGATCAAAGTCGATTTTTGTACAAG ATGCAGAAATCAGATTGGGAAGAACATGACTGGATTCGCTTGTATATGGAAATTTCGTTCTTTAACAGACATAGGTGCCTGAAT CACAACATGTCTGATTTAAAGATTCTGGACGTAGTGGTAGAGACTGAGGAAAATGTGCCACATGAGACTGTACTCAAGAGTCTTAGGAATGTCCTTGTCTACATAAGATATGATCAAGACTTGGGAGCGGATGGTGTTTGCAAACACATAGCCATTGTTCGAAGAACTGTCGAGCCGACAACTCACTGCGTTTGTCTCTTGGGCGAGTCTCAGCTTGTGCCCGACTCTGAGTAA
- the LOC106359417 gene encoding uncharacterized protein LOC106359417: protein MDLIITFKKKLGFSLPDPITEAKSHAVFLDAGKAFGCRRRVLFSVACFALLWFYFFVLVNCWNRVSAVSYGSAPSCPLVSTSLTPRQTTASPTPLWVASSSHGSLRLTASPVSRRLTVSSAVHLHVTTHPLRTRRSAKALDTRSARLSETAEPTLECQSEPPLLTSVNVHQIPPLDAAPLCTSRTTRSTHPEGRLVRSGGLCVSEASHSLRSVSWPSQLCEMLGMYSLRELNPDRFLELSFRNVAIGVWFSSGLDEIYGSRYGNIGVHFLSWSLVRTPSWLIFRNIASPLPRRLRIPIPSESRWYSNDTCFGLSQNYLWSLNLLIVINLSHYSFSEASCLFTVCHCASVQRVHLAQNRDVVLKLPLFVHLSHVSRVFISSHFVTGAIRFHGPSYMFVSVKSRTFILSGSVEIHLVSSWNLDVGARAVHALSTSFQTLQFGIINVGFDYFMLVVVTYSGIHLMLPTVLQWMSKTLSFSFVITCFMLCFMIIKPSRIPRVLILLPLSLAPDVMV, encoded by the exons ATGGATCTTATCATCACATT TAAGaaaaaactagggttttctctCCCAGACCCGATTACCGAAGCAAAGTCGCACGCCGTCTTTCTCGACGCCGGTAAGGCCTTTGGCTGCCGGCGTCGGGTCCTCTTCTCTGTAGCTTGCTTTGCTCTGCTCTGGTTCTACTTTTTCGTCCTCGTCAATTGCTGGAATCGTGTTTCTGCCGTCTCCTACGGCTCTGCTCCGTCTTGCCCTCTCGTCTCCACCTCTCTTACCCCACGCCAGACCACCGCCTCTCCTACTCCCCTCTGGGTCGCCTCCTCCTCCCATGGTTCACTCCGCCTCACCGCCTCCCCTGTTTCTCGCCGGCTCACCGTCTCCTCCGCAGTTCATCTCCATGTGACCACTCATCCCCTCAGAACGAGAAGAAGTGCTAAAGCTCTTGATACTAGATCTGCTCGCCTCTCTGAAACTGCAGAGCCAACGCTTGAGTGTCAGTCTGAGCCCCCGCTTCTCACCTCCGTCAATGTCCATCAGATCCCACCCCTCGACGCCGCTCCTCTCTGTACAAGCAGAACCACCAGATCTACGCATCCCGAGGGTAGACTCGTCAGATCTGGGGGTTTATGCGTATCTGAAGCGTCTCATTCCCTCCGTTCCGTCTCGTGGCCATCTCAACTCTGTGAAATGCTGGGTATGTATTCTCTCAGGGAGCTTAACCCCGACAGATTTCTTGAGTTGAGTTTTCGAAATGTTGCAATAGGAGTGTGGTTTAGCTCAGGTCTCGACGAGATCTATGGATCCCGATACGGTAATATCGGAGTTCACTTTCTCAGCTGGAGCTTAGTTCGCACTCCCTCATGGTTGATCTTCAGGAACATTGCCTCACCTCTGCCGCGTCGCCTCCGTATCCCAATCCCTTCCGAGAGCCGCTGGTACTCAAATGACACATGCTTTGGTCTGAGCCAAAACTATTTATGGAGCTTAAACTTGCTGATTGTTATAAACTTGAGCCATTATTCTTTCTCCGAAGCATCATGTCTGTTTACAGTCTGCCATTGCGCCTCAGTGCAAAGGGTTCACCTAGCCCAAAACCGTGATGTTGTGCTTAAATTGCCATTATTTGTACATCTATCACATGTCAGTAGAGTTTTCATTAGCTCTCATTTTGTCACTGGCGCTATTCGGTTTCATGGTCCATCATATATGTTCGTCAGCGTAAAATCTAGGACTTTTATACTCTCCGGTTCTGTTGAGATTCACCTAGTCTCTTCGTGGAACCTCGATGTTGGAGCTAGAGCTGTTCATGCTCTTTCCACCTCCTTCCAAACTTTGCAGTTTGGTATAATCAACGTCGGTTTCGACTACTTCATGCTCGTGGTAGTAACCTATTCAGGGATACATCTCATGCTTCCCACGGTTCTCCAATGGATGAGCAAGACTCTCTCATTTAGCTTTGTTATCACTTgttttatgttatgttttatGATCATCAAACCGTCGAGGATCCCTCGGGTTCTTATCTTGTTACCGTTGAGCTTAGCTCCGGATGTAATGGTTTAA
- the LOC106362406 gene encoding LIM domain-containing protein WLIM1 gives MAFAGTTQKCMACDKTVYLVDKLTADNRVYHKACFRCHHCKGTLKLSNYNSFEGVLYCRPHFDQNFKRTGSLEKSFEGTPKIGKPDRPLEGERPAGTKVSNMFGGTREKCVGCDKTVYPIEKVSVNGTLYHKSCFKCTHGGCTISPSNYIAHEGKLYCKHHHIQLIKEKGNLSQLEGGDNAAKDKVDAA, from the exons ATGGCGTTCGCAGGAACAACACAAAAATGCATGGCCTGTGACAAAACCGTTTACCTCGTTGACAAGTTAACCGCAGATAACCGGGTCTACCACAAAGCCTGTTTCCGCTGTCACCATTGCAAAGGAACTCTCAAG CTTAGCAATTACAACTCCTTTGAAGGAGTTCTCTATTGCAGACCACATTTTGATCAGAACTTCAAGAGAACAGGAAGTCTTGAGAAGAGCTTCGAAG ggaCACCAAAGATCGGAAAACCGGATAGGCCTTTGGAGGGAGAG AGACCTGCTGGTACTAAAGTGTCTAATATGTTTGGTGGAACACGAGAAAAATGCGTTGGCTGTGACAAAACCGTCTATCCAATTGAGAAG GTGTCGGTGAATGGGACATTGTACCACAAGAGCTGCTTCAAGTGTACACATGGAGGATGCACGATAAGTCCTTCGAATTACATAGCTCACGAGGGGAAGCTTTATTGCAAGCACCATCATATTCAGCTGATCAAGGAGAAAGGAAATTTGAGCCAGCTTGAAGGAGGAGATAATGCCGCTAAGGACAAAGTGGACGCtgcttga
- the LOC111198161 gene encoding uncharacterized protein LOC111198161, with translation MVSLFSSKKGSKESKNPYSNRGLNKFSTLLSELDEKRRNIYAKRVDSDGPSLVRFVFKSSGECVPVMIKTKKGPKKKDDAQGDLVVKTESNTKEEKEIKPEAREHKQRCVLKKNLKKFSRPNHFLPLTTILVLIFLMFFGRSVSIMCTCIVWYLIPIIKEQSRKNGSTYKTKKKNKKKTNTENGASLNKKMACDQTVLKEKYPHVAAPCQTTR, from the coding sequence ATGGTGAGTCTCTTTTCGTCGAAGAAAGGAAGCAAAGAAAGCAAGAACCCTTATTCAAACCGCGGACTTAACAAATTCTCTACACTTCTCTCTGAGCTAGACGAGAAGAGACGGAACATTTACGCAAAGAGGGTCGACTCCGATGGGCCGTCTCTTGTTCGGTTTGTGTTCAAGAGCTCCGGCGAGTGTGTCCCTGTCATGATCAAGACAAAGAAGGGACCAAAGAAGAAGGATGATGCTCAAGGCGATCTCGTTGTCAAGACCGAGTCAAACACAAAGGAGGAAAAAGAAATAAAGCCAGAAGCAAGGGAGCATAAACAGAGATGCGTATTGAAAAAGAATCTGAAGAAGTTTTCAAGACCGAACCATTTTTTGCCGCTGACAACGATCTTGGTTCTGATCTTCTTGATGTTTTTTGGACGAAGCGTTTCGATAATGTGCACTTGTATTGTTTGGTACTTGATTCCGATTATCAAGGAACAAAGTAGAAAGAATGGTTCAACATATAAGACcaaaaagaagaataagaagaaaacgAATACAGAAAATGGAGCATCGCTTAATAAGAAGATGGCTTGTGACCAAACTGTTCTCAAGGAGAAGTATCCGCATGTGGCTGCTCCTTGTCAAACCACCCGGTGA